The Drosophila sulfurigaster albostrigata strain 15112-1811.04 chromosome 3, ASM2355843v2, whole genome shotgun sequence genomic sequence ttggctgcttaCGTATTCTTGTTGCGCACTGCATTCAAGTTGGGCGCAAATACTTTGCGACTGGTACCTCTTCCTCCCAGCGTCAAATCCCTCGCTGGCGTTAACCGTGTCATTCCATTTGACTTTTTACTTCCCTCCGACGtcgcattgttattgttgttgttggcaacaGGCGGCGCTGTTGTCGACAGTCGTTTAGCTGGTAACGCTGCTTCCGGCTTGCTGCTGCCCTTTTCACTGTCGTTGGCCATCTCCGACCAAAGCAgtcaataaattgtaaaaatcgctaaattattatttgtttacaaaattgaATATCTCGAGGAATTCCTATATTGCTTTGAGGTTATTTACAGACTGACCGCAAGTTcgattttcaaatatacttcTTAAActcgaaaataaatataccaactgaaTATGTACTCACTTGGTAACACTTTATTTACGTTCTCTGTACtttgtgaaatgcaaatttttgttttccccTATTTCATTAGAATTAGACATGgtctataataattattgttctACTATTTGTTTACTTCAAGTTAATCTgtctttatataatattatttaatatccTACGTTAGCTGTGAAACCGAATTACGATAAATGATTTACAGAATTCGATAGTTTTTGTATCGATATCAATGTTTTTGTAGCAGCCCTGGAAGTAACCACTTTCGCGCATTAAAAATTCGTAATGCCGGTTcgctaaataaaatttattaattaatcgTGTTAGTGCTATTattttgtgagtgtgtgtgtattttgttgtatttgtgtatttctATAAGTTTATGTGCATAAGGTTTGCCATAATTGCATAAGTGGctgttgcaaatattttgcactccAATAGAATTTAACGAAGTGCATCGTTTTAACGGCTTTTAACATATTATTTGTTCGTAAGCGTCGCGTGAATTTAATCTATTTGGATCGCGCTCTTGAGTTCATTGTACAACGTTGTGActgtaataataaatgataGTTTGTTATCATACACAAAgcttgttttgtgtttgacACAAGTGTTGGTCACAGACAacaaaagagcgagagagagagtgagcgagcgagcgagcgcgGAAGCAAGAGAGAACGAGATTAAGCACAAATATTTCGTATGCTCACGCAGTGCGCTTGTATTAAAGTTAATGGAAATgtattttacaataataaacaataatttagaCATTAAACGTGATTACAACAAGTTGTGTATTAAGTGATATGCATACTCGCAGTTGGGGGTGCTCAATTTAAAGCGCCAAAGCTTCCGTGAATTTCACAATCGCGCGCCACATTTTGTTGCGATATTGGTCAGTGTTTCGACGCTACTTGCCGCCGTCGGACGTGTAGGAATAGAATACCGAAATGGATCAACAGGTGGAACAGAAATTAAGCGTTAAATCGGCGAACTTTGATGCCGCTTACATTGAAAAAGCATTGGCGCAAGCCTATAGCAGCGAGAGCTTGCGAGTGGAAAGTTTCGATAGCCAGGCCATTAGCCAAAGTGGTGAGAACTTTTGCAGCGTCATCTATCGGGTGAAAGTTGCATATCGCAAGAGTCCCAATGCGCCCCTGGTGCATGGTAGCTACATAGTGAAGGACTTGATACCCTTCATGGCTGAGTTGGGTTCCAATGAGAAATTAATGTTCGAACAGCTGCTGCCTGCGATGGATCAAGTCTTGGCTAAAGCGACGCTGCAGCATGACAAAAAAGCTGAGTGCTAAGTGAGTAGCTGGCGACTTTTTAACgagattttaaaatatttatttactgttTTTTAGTTGCTTGTTTGTGGAACGCTCGAAAggcaaagaaatatatttgctgGAAGATTTGGGCGCTTTGAACTATTCCTCTTTGAATACTTTGGCATTTAAGGGATTATCTGTAGAGGATGCTCGCATATGTCTCTTCAAGTTGGCTCAGTTCCATGCCTCCTCAATGGTGTTATTGCAAGAGCAACCTGCGCTGGCCGCTAAATTGGCCCCTTCACACTATGCCAAGGGAGTAAATGATGGATTCTCCCAAGTGCTCGTCTTGGACGGCGTAGAATTTGGCGCTGAGATAATAAAAGATTTTCCGGGCATGTCCGAAATTGCACAAAAGATGAAAGCACAAATAGCGTCGGAGTATTCAAGGCGAATAATAGATGTGGTTGATCCCAAGAATTGCGACTTTAAAGTTATTGCACATGGCGATATCTGGctcaataatttaatgattaatCGGGATACGAAAAATGCAGTTATTGTAAGTTTTGAATTGTTTCAAATAACTAGATGAATTTTGTTATTCATAATGAAGTTTTTCAGGTTGATTTCCAAAACTGTTTTGTGGGCAGTCCGGCTGTGGATCTTCATTTCTTGTTCTACACCAGTTTGCAGCTTGAACTTTTGCTGAACGAGCAACAGAGTTTGCTGCAATACTATTTAGATTCACTTTGCCAAACCTTAAAGGATTGCAACTATCAAGGATCATTCCCAACATTTGCTCTGCTCGAACAGGAAATGAAACGTTGTTTGTTCTATGGATATTATGCTGCTGTTTGTGAACTTCCCATTTGTTGTGCCTCCAAAGAGGCAGCTTCCGATTTCACTGCCCACACTTTTGCCAATAACGAGGCAATGCTTGCAAAACGTCATCAACTCTTTGCCAGCGAGCGAGTGCGTGAAACGCTGAAGGCAACCTTGCCTCAATTTGAGGAGCAGGGTATTCTAGAACCGTTGTGAGTGAGAGGTAAATtgtatactatactatactttaATGGATTGTTactatttgcaaattaaactaatttaactGCTGAGCGTGTTGACTATTTGATGGTGGCATAACATTTTCACTATCACTCACCATTCACACCTCATGCACATTCAAACACATTCATACTGGGAACTGGGCTAGTTTTTGGGGTTTATTGTCcgattataaagaaaattatggAACTGATAAGGAAATACCTAGGAATCGCTAAAGTTCTGAGTCTTATCATTAAGTGCATGAGTCAAATATGTTTGGTCGTTGATatcaacaattgtttttttgtgtttattttcttcaaaGCTTATATTGTTGAATGCCTTTTAAATCGTAGTTTAACAATGACAagtattaaattgttattaaataaatttgtaaaaaaaaaaaacaattttggaGTCTATTGCTTAGTTTGTTGGGgattataaagaaatttatgaaACAGATAAGAAATTGCTAAAGTTTCAAACATGATCAAAATATAAGTGCGTGAAATAAATTTGGTTGCTCAGATCAACAACTGCTAACTATGTTTTTTTccttaaaattttaaattgttgaagtatttaattctttttaaaaaggTTAATAAAAGCGAATTCTTTCTAGGGTCTTTATTGCTTAGTTTTTGGGGTTCACTATCCGATTACAATAAAACTTAAGGGACAGATAAGGAAATACTTAGAAATCGCTAGAGTTTAGTGCTTAAATCAAATATGGTTTGTCGACTTGAATGGTTTAAGTGCCGTAATAAGTGCGGGAATAAGTGCTGCAATCGTTAAGGCCGACAACAGTTAATTCTGGTTTGAGGTACACATATTTcttatgaattttaatttgcttgtcTTGTTTAGAAGTgaagtgttttcttttttacagATTCTGCTTTAATCAGTTTCACAATAATTGATAGTTAAAATGAgattttgttgaaataaaattcaagtAATAGCATGATATGAGAAACTTATTCTTTGGcagaaaaaattgtggaaaatttTGAAGCATGAAActataaattagaaattgaaaggCAAACCTAATATCAACTGAGCAATTATCgtttattacaataaattataatataagaTAGGTGTGTATTATCGCGaacttataaaaaaagtattaatttATGAGGATTTAACTCGGCTCAACAGTTTCATGATCAAGTTATATTCTTTTGTAGAAAACTATTCACAATTTTGGGATACGCatttatacttttaaaattaatatatatttttttaattttaacgaACACTGAGTCTTAAGTTAGCAGTtgtctctttttgttttctatagaTTGTAATAATTTTAGGAACTATATTATGTCCATAATTTATAACAGAAAGATttaatgtataaattatagattttctattttagagatttattaaaaatttatttatacaatttgtgtagggtttttattattatttctttaatttgaaatatatatttctaaattattaaagtttgaATTATTGTGAAGCTGTTCAAAAAGTTTATGCAAAATACTTGATAAACAAGGCTTTGAATAAGTAGTTGCTTGTATAGTTCTTAAGCTGCGACTTcttaaacaacaaatgcattGACAAAGCTTGCGCATACTCGATGCGTCTGGTAGGAGAGGGGGTAAGTGGGGAAGTGGGGAATCCCCTGGAGCTTAGGCAGCTTCTGATACAGCTATGACAGCTAAACAACCTGCATTACTCAAGTGTTTGCTTCttgtgtttataaataaatttcgtgTCTGCCAAAGTTGCTGGCCAAGATTTACGATTTACGAGTAACGACTGCAAGTTCTTCTGGCTATTGAATATGCGACTGAGtgcgagtgagtgtgagtatgagtgtgagtgtgagtgctcATGTGAATGCGATGAATGTGCTGCGAGTATGTGCCTTGTTTTCGGGCTGCACAGTGTGCGATAAAGTTCCTCTCCCTTCCCTTTAGTTGGAGgtgtaaaatatgcaaatcgcTTTGCAGTTATTCTTAGAAAGTTGTCAGTTtccaagtcgagtcgagtcgagtcgagctgAGCCAAGCGTGCAAAACGGCAAATGCACTTGACACCCTGCAACTTGcccttgccacttgccacttgccacttccAACTTGCCACTTccaacttgccacttgctactTGCCAGTTGCAACTTGTAAGTTGTAAGTGtttaaaaagcaatttattgttttgcccAAAGTAAGCACCTTAACccattcttttgttttttggcctTTTGAGTAAGCTGCTGCATGTTCTTCTCAATACAAAACTCTTGTTTTactttatgcatattttgtgaTTTGGTGTCTTATGCAACTGCCGCGGGGCTTTATTACACTCGCATTCAATTTGAACACTTTTGCGACACTTTCGTTTGTTGGTTTTCAAGTACAGAATCCTTAGGTGGAAGTggaagtatattttatttaatattgtataaaaaaagaCATTATTAATTGGTAAAAATATATGGTAATTCTCTGGTAAATGACGCGTGCGACCAgctttacagtgaaaaaaaaaaatattctgaaacaattttaaaaataagaaatggttatttttatagctctggATTAGTAcattaattagagctaagaatggttttggattttttgttctattttgttttctgttgcgataattgcaaaaattaacaaattcgtacgcaaTTCCAAAAAATTAaggaatttatatattttatcgtaaagcagaacaagttcctaaaatcaatcttagctctaaaaatagtgctaatccaaagctttaagaattaccttcacttatttttaaaattgttttagtttatgtttttttgtcaCTGTAAAGCACGCGACATTTACCAGAGTATTAcccatataaaataatattatatagcGTTTTTatactttgtgccggcaggaaatgtatgtaacagacagaagaAGGTATCTCCGTATCTCCAAAaagcatttctttatttctttcattcttgatcagcgtcaacagccgagacgatacaACAAtgtccgcctgtctgtctgtctgtccatctgtccgtgTAATCAcctagatcttagagactataagcgATAGAGcttataatttttcgacactACTTGTaatgcttgcacgcagatgaAGTTTCCACTTTCACTCcagcaaatcgacaaaaattgaataacaagcgtaacgTTGACGTTTGTGTAGCGAATTTTAGACAATTAATAAAGCTACTTAAGAaacacttttgtatggcaaattaCTCCTACTGCAATCGGGTCTTAGCtgatttggctgacaatctggtatattttgactttgactaataatataataataacagtcTGATATTAAAACTGCACAGTAcctaaataaattcataataaatcataataatttacaACTATCATTAACAGTTTTTcctaatttataaaaaaataataattggtCTTGTggttcataaataatttgatcATCATCTATATAATGTATTCAATTTAGTtctaaaattaattcaatagctaaatttaaaattaaaaaaaattctgttttaaattattgcctTTTTAAGTTTGTTGAATGTGTAGTCATCTTTTTtatacaattacaaatttgcgacacttgaataaaatgttatcagtgcgaaatagataaataaaggTTGTgcaaaattatgaataataattcaaatattaacaGAGAAATAATGTAAGTTTATGGCAAACGCGTCTTATTAAACGAGTGGGTGTTGATAAAAGTCGCAAAAAATAGTGTAACGTAAACATTGAAATCCAatctattattataatatatatagatatatgtaaaTGTCAAAGAACTAGCGTCATCCACCCTCAACCCTCAGTTTTCGAACTGAAGACTTATTTTACCAGAACTAAGATGGTCACACCTTAAACTCGCATACCAAACATTCCACTGCATTTCATATTCCCGAACatatattagaaatattgTGTAACCAAATTTGAATTCTGGAAGGCAATTCCTTAAAAATTTTATCACTGACTACACTGACCTTTAAAAAAGTTCCAATCTAAAAGTGTTGTATAGTTTTGAAATACAGTCTTACTTTTAGCACGTTACACTCAAGATGGAAAAAAATTGCTAAGCTCACGTCTAATTGGTTTCGTTTTCAAACTCAATTTCACAGTTCAGTTTCCTTTAGATGTTGCAGTGTTTTTTCTCGAGCAATGTTCCAACTGCATGTGTGCAAAGTATTCGAAGGGAAGAGTGACAGGATCTCAACTGGTAGgcaaaccaaacaaaagtCCAAGCCCGTAAACTCTCAGAGGCAATAAGCAtaactgtctgtctgctttttgctttgaaCTCCATCGGAAGTTGCACCCAGACTTCAtgtcttcttgttgttttttgtagaatttggGGGGATGTTGCATCTCGCATTGCACTCGGAGTGAAAATCGGAGTACAAATCAAAGACAGGTGAATAAAAGGGGAGAGTAAAGGAAGAGAGTATTGGTCCTTGGGCTGCTTGGAGGCATTAATTGCATTCTGCAGCATCACATTGCACTTTCAATTAGTTGCAAATGCCTTCGTCTGCAACTCaaactccgactccaactctAGTTGCCTTCGCAGCCTTTGGCAAAGTAACAGGAAACGGAAGTTAAGTGCTGAGGCGAGGCGTTAAGTAAAATCAAcccccaacaacagcaacgaactTCCCAGAGCCATGACATTCGAGAATTATGCATTAATTGAAAGGCGATGTTGACTCGCCCCCAATCTGACTGACTTTAGCTTGGGTGCAACTTGTGTTGATTTGTTTTGGCAGTTACCCAAAGTTGACCCATGGCTCGGCTTTGACTGCACCTTAACCCCTTGTTGCCCCCTGCTCTTTCTCTCCTTTTGGACTGCACTTTGCTGGCGGGCGAACAAACATCGAGACAGACTTGTTGTCTAATGCATTTCAAAAGTGAATTTATGGcttttcttttggctttttgttgttgtctttccTTCGGACTTacgcattttgtttattttcaatgttaattAAAGCTTACGATTAACCTAATGCGCTTAAGGCGCTTTCATTTCTTATCACAAAAAATCAGATTCAGAGTCTTTTCAATTAGCTCACAGCTTTTCCTCTCACAATTAAAGGCAATAAATTTGCACATAAAACCATAAATCAAAGTCCGATCATAATCGCAAAGcgcaaagtaaaataaaacaaataaatatagtgAATACTTCACTTCCTTTTTCGTTGGCCAGTCGCCAACCCCCCAAAGTTAACGGGGGAAGGGGAACCCCACTGACCACAATGAAAGCTTAGCCGATTTTGGCAACTCAGCCAAACCGATGGTTGAACATCGTTTGGTTGCCTTTATTAATTGTCCAACTGTCTCCAATCATAATTAATGAACTTTCGGCACATCCTACAAGCTCTTCACTTCCTTCTTCTCTCCTCAACCTTTGTCGAGTTAGTCCggaattcaaataaaactcTAATACTCGCATGTATATAAACatgaatttattttggcaCACCATAAATCTTTCGTTTGGCAAATCTCTGCTTCGAATTTTGGCTCGgtttcatttggttttgttctctttaacacatttatttaatgggTCAAAGTGGCTGCAATTAGGCACATTACAAGGATTTACTGGGATTTcgtttaacattttattagctCTAGAAATGTGCGATTAAGTTTAGAAGAGTAATGGGAAATTTTCGAAGTTTGAAGTATTTATTGTCacttttcttaaaatattgtttttgtatttacaacAAGTGTTAAATCATTAACAACGCAACTATAAACTAGATATTTTAACATTGTGAAATTAGAGTAATTTAAA encodes the following:
- the LOC133841217 gene encoding uncharacterized protein LOC133841217 isoform X2, which codes for MTKKLSANCLFVERSKGKEIYLLEDLGALNYSSLNTLAFKGLSVEDARICLFKLAQFHASSMVLLQEQPALAAKLAPSHYAKGVNDGFSQVLVLDGVEFGAEIIKDFPGMSEIAQKMKAQIASEYSRRIIDVVDPKNCDFKVIAHGDIWLNNLMINRDTKNAVIVDFQNCFVGSPAVDLHFLFYTSLQLELLLNEQQSLLQYYLDSLCQTLKDCNYQGSFPTFALLEQEMKRCLFYGYYAAVCELPICCASKEAASDFTAHTFANNEAMLAKRHQLFASERVRETLKATLPQFEEQGILEPL
- the LOC133841217 gene encoding uncharacterized protein LOC133841217 isoform X1, giving the protein MDQQVEQKLSVKSANFDAAYIEKALAQAYSSESLRVESFDSQAISQSGENFCSVIYRVKVAYRKSPNAPLVHGSYIVKDLIPFMAELGSNEKLMFEQLLPAMDQVLAKATLQHDKKVFFSCLFVERSKGKEIYLLEDLGALNYSSLNTLAFKGLSVEDARICLFKLAQFHASSMVLLQEQPALAAKLAPSHYAKGVNDGFSQVLVLDGVEFGAEIIKDFPGMSEIAQKMKAQIASEYSRRIIDVVDPKNCDFKVIAHGDIWLNNLMINRDTKNAVIVDFQNCFVGSPAVDLHFLFYTSLQLELLLNEQQSLLQYYLDSLCQTLKDCNYQGSFPTFALLEQEMKRCLFYGYYAAVCELPICCASKEAASDFTAHTFANNEAMLAKRHQLFASERVRETLKATLPQFEEQGILEPL